The following proteins are encoded in a genomic region of Comamonas resistens:
- a CDS encoding DUF2760 domain-containing protein: MTANTPPSFLSRIAIAIGSFFAILGNGRLAADVSRVRAGEAFAADVAPKEVRVEVPVEKIVEVRVEVPVEKIVEKTVEKRVEVPVEKLVEKTVEVQKLVATDTAALQLLGLMQREARFVDFIQEDVAPYTDAEIGAAARVVHEGCRKVLREHFTLAPVSEEAEGARVTLQAGFDATAVRLSGNVVGQAPFTGTLSHRGWYVSEVKLPQLTDTEAAKIIAQAEVEL, translated from the coding sequence ATGACCGCCAATACTCCCCCCTCATTCCTCAGCCGCATCGCCATCGCGATCGGCAGCTTTTTCGCCATCCTCGGCAATGGCCGTCTGGCCGCCGACGTGAGCCGTGTGCGCGCCGGCGAGGCCTTTGCCGCCGATGTCGCCCCCAAGGAGGTGCGCGTCGAGGTTCCCGTCGAGAAGATCGTCGAAGTCCGCGTGGAAGTGCCCGTGGAAAAAATCGTCGAAAAGACCGTGGAGAAACGCGTCGAGGTACCGGTTGAAAAGCTGGTCGAGAAGACGGTTGAAGTGCAAAAGCTGGTGGCCACCGATACCGCCGCCCTGCAGCTGCTGGGCCTGATGCAGCGCGAGGCACGCTTTGTCGACTTCATCCAGGAGGATGTGGCGCCTTATACCGACGCCGAGATCGGCGCGGCCGCCCGTGTGGTGCACGAGGGCTGCCGCAAGGTGCTGCGCGAGCATTTCACCTTGGCTCCCGTGAGCGAGGAAGCCGAAGGCGCGCGTGTCACGCTGCAAGCCGGCTTCGATGCCACGGCCGTGCGCCTGAGTGGCAATGTGGTGGGCCAGGCACCGTTCACCGGAACGCTGTCCCACCGTGGCTGGTATGTCAGCGAGGTGAAGCTGCCTCAGCTGACGGATACCGAAGCCGCCAAGATCATCGCCCAGGCCGAGGTGGAGCTGTGA